The Maridesulfovibrio frigidus DSM 17176 genome has a segment encoding these proteins:
- a CDS encoding OmpA family protein, with protein sequence MKSKKLISLLALMLIAFMAMGSLASAESKIVLKPKVDAFALFVDTSPSMEEAYKATGNSKIVSGLNALKQLNNVIPNLGYQSALYAMPDFATYSPKATYNKGAIARGLNAAPTDLPFFQSTPMGTGFSDLDNTLSTWKGKLAVIFVSDGLSNVGRNPAAIINNMSQKYGDRFCLHTISVADTPQGISMMKRLASLTPCGVFVEASALSNKAVLDKFAQDVFYTTEEELIVEIVPVPVVVPVQEKIVFRNLNFGFDKFQITEEMEPSLVEAAAMLESFPNLKVMVGGHTDSTGAEAYNQGLSERRAKSVGDWMAANGVSADRIMIQGYGEMNPKYDNKTKEGRKLNRRVEIDVEE encoded by the coding sequence ATGAAAAGTAAAAAACTAATTTCACTTCTTGCCTTAATGTTGATCGCTTTTATGGCTATGGGATCACTGGCTTCAGCGGAGTCAAAAATTGTTCTCAAACCTAAAGTAGACGCGTTTGCTTTATTTGTAGATACTTCTCCTTCCATGGAAGAAGCATACAAAGCTACAGGCAACTCTAAAATCGTTTCAGGCCTAAACGCTCTTAAGCAGTTGAATAACGTTATCCCTAATCTAGGATACCAGTCTGCGCTTTATGCAATGCCTGACTTTGCAACATACTCCCCAAAAGCAACTTACAATAAAGGTGCTATTGCTAGAGGACTGAATGCAGCTCCAACTGATCTTCCTTTCTTCCAGTCTACCCCAATGGGAACTGGATTTTCTGATCTAGATAACACTCTTTCCACATGGAAAGGCAAACTTGCAGTTATCTTTGTTTCAGACGGTCTTTCAAACGTAGGTAGGAACCCTGCTGCAATTATCAACAACATGTCCCAAAAATATGGTGATCGTTTCTGCCTGCACACCATCAGTGTTGCAGATACACCACAGGGAATTTCTATGATGAAGCGTCTTGCTTCCCTTACTCCTTGTGGAGTTTTCGTAGAAGCATCTGCTCTTTCAAACAAAGCCGTTCTCGACAAATTCGCTCAGGACGTTTTCTACACAACAGAAGAAGAACTTATCGTTGAAATAGTTCCTGTTCCTGTAGTTGTTCCAGTTCAGGAAAAAATCGTTTTCCGTAATCTTAACTTCGGTTTCGATAAATTCCAGATCACTGAAGAAATGGAACCATCTCTTGTAGAAGCTGCTGCAATGCTTGAGTCTTTCCCGAACCTTAAGGTTATGGTTGGCGGACACACAGACAGCACTGGTGCAGAAGCATACAATCAGGGCCTATCCGAACGCAGAGCTAAATCTGTAGGCGACTGGATGGCTGCAAACGGCGTTTCTGCTGATCGCATCATGATTCAGGGTTACGGCGAAATGAATCCAAAGTACGACAACAAGACTAAGGAAGGCCGCAAGCTTAACCGTCGTGTTGAAATTGATGTAGAAGAATAA
- a CDS encoding cytochrome c family protein, with product MRTSVLLVVLTVFGLSFVKYGITDSATFVGSEACAECHEKEFLNYSKYSKKAHSSTSIKIMSSDLDQDEVEECYACHATGYGKPGGFVSFEETPHLADAGCEVCHGPGSLHAEDGDPDLIKAKMDIADCETCHNAARVENFNFKPLIYGGAH from the coding sequence ATGCGAACCTCAGTTCTCTTGGTGGTGCTTACCGTCTTTGGACTTTCGTTTGTTAAATACGGTATTACAGATTCTGCTACGTTTGTTGGTTCCGAAGCGTGTGCTGAATGTCACGAAAAAGAATTTTTAAATTATAGTAAGTATTCCAAAAAAGCTCACTCCAGTACCAGTATTAAAATTATGTCTTCCGACCTTGATCAAGATGAAGTTGAGGAATGTTATGCTTGTCATGCTACCGGATATGGAAAGCCAGGCGGGTTTGTTTCTTTCGAAGAAACTCCCCATTTAGCTGATGCCGGTTGTGAAGTCTGTCATGGTCCCGGCTCCCTGCACGCTGAAGATGGAGACCCTGATCTTATTAAAGCAAAGATGGATATTGCCGATTGTGAAACCTGCCATAATGCTGCCAGAGTAGAGAATTTCAACTTTAAGCCGCTGATATACGGCGGAGCCCACTAA
- a CDS encoding hydrogenase iron-sulfur subunit translates to MPILEGKELRIVGFLCNWCSYGGADTAGVGRFKQPTDLRVIKVPCSGRIDPLFIVKTLMAGADGVLVSGCHPRDCHYSEGNYYARRRLEMLKRFLPIMGIDPKRFDYTWVSASEGQRWQEVVTKFTEQIHELGAAPKIAGAEAEETLKLMEAAL, encoded by the coding sequence ATGCCGATTCTAGAAGGTAAAGAACTTAGAATCGTCGGTTTTCTCTGTAACTGGTGCTCCTATGGTGGTGCTGATACCGCTGGAGTAGGAAGATTCAAACAGCCGACTGATTTACGAGTTATAAAGGTTCCCTGTTCAGGGAGAATAGATCCCCTGTTTATCGTCAAGACTCTCATGGCCGGCGCAGACGGAGTTCTAGTTTCCGGGTGTCATCCTAGAGATTGTCACTACTCAGAAGGAAACTACTACGCACGCCGCAGACTGGAAATGCTCAAAAGGTTCCTTCCAATCATGGGAATTGATCCTAAGCGTTTTGATTACACTTGGGTTTCAGCTTCTGAAGGGCAACGCTGGCAGGAAGTCGTGACGAAGTTCACCGAGCAGATTCATGAGCTTGGTGCCGCCCCCAAAATTGCCGGAGCGGAAGCAGAAGAGACTCTCAAATTGATGGAAGCTGCTCTTTAG
- a CDS encoding L-cysteine desulfidase family protein, protein MAYTVKEILHLEVAPALGCTEPVAIALATAAAASIFKDETPDHIEIWVDPNIYKNGLAVIIPGTGGLNGLDTAAALGALCGDASLGLEALEPITEEGVERACKFKEESRVTVHLLADQKGIYVKALLTFKEHQVEAIIEGVHDNITGITMDGEPITDSPLVKAKQAQKADVFKLEDFIKKLTLDDLIDMISDLDDDDFAFLKEGITYNMRLADYGLKHGSGLGVGLTLERLARLKILTRDMILSARIITSAASDARMGGIKLPAMSSGGSGNHGLTAILPIYAVSKFIDCDEKTLLEAIALSHLVTAYVKAQTGRLSAVCGCSVAAGAGATAGTTYLMGGTSSQMAGAITNITEDLAGIICDGAKSGCALKLATAAGTAVQAALFAIHGVNVHSTDGIIGTSPEQTMQNIGTLSTQGMIDTDRTILKIMLEKHFASASN, encoded by the coding sequence ATGGCCTATACCGTTAAAGAGATTCTCCATCTTGAAGTTGCTCCAGCACTTGGATGCACTGAGCCAGTTGCTATAGCTCTAGCGACAGCTGCAGCCGCTTCTATTTTTAAAGATGAAACCCCTGACCACATTGAAATATGGGTCGACCCTAATATTTATAAAAACGGTCTTGCGGTAATTATTCCAGGAACCGGAGGTTTGAACGGACTGGATACTGCTGCTGCTCTTGGAGCTTTATGCGGCGATGCCTCTCTTGGACTGGAAGCCCTTGAACCTATCACTGAAGAAGGGGTTGAGCGGGCTTGCAAATTTAAAGAGGAGTCCAGAGTTACAGTGCATCTTCTTGCTGATCAAAAAGGCATTTACGTTAAAGCTTTGCTAACCTTCAAAGAACATCAGGTTGAAGCAATTATTGAAGGAGTCCATGACAATATCACGGGGATAACAATGGACGGCGAGCCGATTACAGACTCCCCGTTGGTAAAAGCAAAGCAAGCTCAAAAAGCTGATGTTTTCAAGCTTGAAGACTTTATAAAAAAACTTACGCTCGATGACCTCATTGATATGATTAGCGACCTCGATGATGACGATTTCGCATTTCTCAAGGAAGGAATTACATATAATATGCGCCTTGCGGATTATGGCCTTAAACATGGGTCAGGTCTCGGGGTAGGACTTACACTAGAAAGACTGGCAAGACTGAAAATTCTTACCCGCGACATGATACTATCGGCGCGAATTATCACCTCGGCGGCTTCTGATGCAAGAATGGGCGGAATAAAACTTCCTGCCATGAGCTCTGGCGGTTCCGGAAACCACGGACTAACGGCAATTCTGCCGATATATGCAGTTAGTAAATTTATTGATTGTGATGAAAAAACTTTGCTCGAAGCCATCGCGCTTAGTCATTTAGTCACAGCTTATGTGAAAGCTCAAACGGGCAGATTATCCGCTGTATGCGGTTGCTCCGTGGCAGCTGGCGCAGGAGCAACAGCAGGAACCACTTATTTAATGGGAGGAACATCATCGCAGATGGCTGGAGCAATTACCAATATAACGGAGGATCTTGCCGGAATTATTTGTGACGGGGCTAAGTCTGGATGCGCTCTTAAGCTCGCGACAGCTGCAGGAACGGCTGTTCAAGCTGCACTGTTTGCGATTCACGGAGTTAACGTTCACTCAACAGATGGTATTATTGGTACATCACCGGAACAGACCATGCAAAATATTGGTACACTGAGCACGCAGGGAATGATTGATACGGATAGAACTATCCTCAAAATTATGCTTGAGAAACATTTTGCTTCAGCAAGCAATTAA
- a CDS encoding FAD/NAD(P)-binding protein — MTSNPYLPAMATIQEVIEETHNIKTFRVTLNNPNIRDDFEFGPGQVGQLSAFGIGEATFVINSPPTRMDYLQFSVMKTGEVTSMLHTLSEGDQIGVRAPLGNAFPYEDMKGKDIVFVGGGIGMAPLRTLLLFMLDNRKDYGKITLLYGARSPVDMAFSYELPEWLERDDLDTHLTIDAAYEGWEHNVGLIPNVLLDINPSPENCVAITCGPPIMIKFTVQALAKLGFNDEQIYTTLEKRMKCGVGICGRCNIGTSYVCQDGPVYTYAQLKELPNEM, encoded by the coding sequence ATGACTAGTAATCCTTATTTGCCGGCCATGGCGACAATTCAGGAAGTAATCGAAGAGACTCATAATATTAAAACGTTCCGTGTAACACTGAACAATCCGAATATTAGAGATGACTTCGAATTTGGTCCTGGTCAAGTCGGACAGCTATCTGCGTTCGGGATAGGAGAGGCTACATTTGTAATCAACTCTCCGCCAACCCGCATGGATTACCTGCAGTTCAGCGTAATGAAGACTGGTGAAGTAACTTCTATGCTTCATACTTTAAGCGAAGGTGACCAGATTGGTGTTCGCGCACCGCTCGGTAACGCATTCCCTTATGAAGATATGAAAGGCAAAGACATCGTCTTCGTCGGTGGCGGAATCGGCATGGCGCCGCTTCGCACACTGCTTCTTTTCATGCTTGATAATCGTAAAGATTACGGCAAAATCACTCTACTCTATGGAGCAAGAAGCCCTGTAGATATGGCGTTCAGCTATGAACTTCCTGAGTGGCTGGAAAGAGACGACCTAGACACTCATCTGACCATCGATGCAGCTTACGAAGGATGGGAGCACAACGTAGGGCTTATCCCTAACGTGCTTCTGGATATTAATCCTTCTCCTGAAAACTGTGTCGCAATAACCTGTGGCCCCCCTATCATGATTAAGTTCACTGTTCAGGCACTGGCTAAACTAGGTTTCAATGATGAGCAGATCTACACCACTCTTGAAAAACGCATGAAATGCGGAGTCGGCATCTGCGGACGTTGTAACATCGGAACCAGCTATGTTTGTCAGGATGGACCGGTTTACACCTACGCACAGCTAAAAGAACTACCGAACGAAATGTAA
- a CDS encoding CoB--CoM heterodisulfide reductase iron-sulfur subunit B family protein: MSDSLNYAYYPGCSGTGTSIEYDMSTRAICAKLGITLNEVPDWSCCGSTPAHTVDHTLSSALSARNLALVEKMNLDTAVTPCPSCLTNLKTATHRMSKDEFRDDVNKLLDTPYNGGVDTKSVLQILVEDMGLDALKAKAVKPLKGLKVAAYYGCIMNRPPEVMNFDDPEHPMAMDNILTALGATVLPFPLKVECCGASFGIPRKDIVMSLSGKLLDAAEDIGAEALVTACPLCQMNLDLRQDQINSANGAKHNIPVFYYTQLIGLALGIDEKELGIDKLCVSPRTVINGIGAEDAS; encoded by the coding sequence ATGAGTGATTCCTTAAATTATGCATACTATCCCGGGTGCTCAGGAACCGGAACATCTATTGAGTATGATATGTCCACACGCGCAATTTGCGCCAAGCTGGGCATAACTCTGAACGAGGTTCCGGACTGGAGCTGTTGCGGCTCTACTCCTGCACACACAGTCGATCACACTTTGTCCTCAGCTCTTTCGGCTCGCAACCTTGCACTAGTCGAAAAAATGAATCTGGACACAGCTGTAACTCCTTGTCCAAGCTGTTTGACCAATCTCAAAACAGCCACTCATAGAATGAGTAAAGACGAGTTTAGAGATGACGTAAACAAGCTGCTGGATACTCCCTATAATGGAGGAGTTGACACAAAGTCTGTATTGCAGATTCTCGTTGAAGACATGGGACTTGATGCGCTTAAGGCAAAGGCTGTGAAGCCTCTTAAGGGACTGAAAGTTGCGGCATATTACGGTTGCATTATGAACCGCCCGCCAGAAGTCATGAACTTTGACGACCCTGAACACCCCATGGCTATGGATAATATCCTTACAGCTCTGGGAGCGACTGTCCTTCCTTTCCCACTGAAAGTTGAATGCTGCGGAGCTTCATTCGGTATCCCTCGTAAGGATATTGTCATGAGCCTGTCCGGCAAACTTTTGGATGCGGCTGAAGACATCGGAGCAGAGGCGCTGGTTACAGCCTGCCCTCTATGCCAGATGAATCTGGACCTCAGGCAGGATCAGATCAACTCAGCTAATGGTGCAAAGCACAATATCCCAGTGTTTTACTACACTCAGCTTATTGGACTTGCCCTCGGAATAGATGAGAAGGAACTCGGAATTGATAAGCTCTGCGTATCCCCTCGCACAGTCATTAATGGCATCGGCGCGGAAGACGCTTCCTAG
- a CDS encoding 4Fe-4S dicluster domain-containing protein — MQNLKDLKEQVRKALPELDVVIGWTGGYDPLHATPHFIRRDEDIDKLQVNALCVHNLATYLPSMRGKKVGIIVKGCDSRSVVELLQEKLIDRENVTIFGFGCNGVVDQTKIRRIVGDVGNIESCEVSGSEVKVSASGTEHKLAMSDVLSDKCATCRYPNAVLSDHFAGDEVTTTATFEDGYKDVEEFEVKPEEEKFGFWLKEMDRCIRCYACRNACPMCVCRDHCVAQSRDPHWLSQEAHVRDKWMFQVIHAYHLAGRCTECGECQRACPVDIPILLFKKKMNKEIKDVFDYEAGINPDATPPLMTFKIDEDKITERKW; from the coding sequence GTGCAAAATCTGAAAGATCTAAAAGAACAAGTCAGGAAAGCCCTGCCGGAATTAGATGTTGTGATAGGCTGGACAGGGGGTTACGACCCACTTCACGCCACACCACATTTCATTCGCAGGGATGAAGATATTGATAAACTTCAAGTGAACGCGCTTTGCGTTCATAACCTTGCCACCTATCTGCCAAGCATGCGCGGCAAAAAGGTTGGCATCATAGTAAAAGGTTGCGACAGCCGTTCTGTAGTTGAACTACTACAAGAAAAACTGATCGATCGCGAAAATGTCACCATTTTCGGGTTCGGTTGTAACGGAGTCGTAGACCAGACCAAGATCCGCAGAATCGTTGGGGACGTTGGAAACATCGAGTCCTGTGAAGTATCCGGATCTGAAGTCAAGGTCAGCGCATCAGGCACAGAACACAAACTCGCCATGAGTGATGTTCTTTCCGACAAATGCGCAACCTGCCGTTACCCTAACGCAGTACTCAGCGATCATTTTGCTGGAGACGAAGTAACTACCACAGCGACCTTTGAAGACGGCTACAAAGATGTAGAAGAATTTGAAGTAAAGCCTGAGGAAGAAAAATTCGGATTCTGGCTTAAAGAAATGGACCGTTGTATCCGCTGTTATGCATGCCGAAATGCATGTCCGATGTGCGTATGCCGCGATCACTGTGTAGCTCAAAGCCGCGATCCTCACTGGCTCAGTCAGGAAGCTCATGTTCGTGACAAATGGATGTTCCAGGTTATACATGCCTACCATCTTGCCGGTCGCTGTACTGAGTGTGGAGAATGTCAGCGGGCATGTCCTGTAGATATCCCCATCCTCCTGTTCAAGAAAAAAATGAACAAAGAGATCAAAGATGTCTTCGATTATGAAGCTGGAATCAATCCGGATGCTACGCCTCCGCTGATGACCTTCAAGATTGATGAAGACAAGATCACAGAGAGGAAATGGTAA
- a CDS encoding methyl-accepting chemotaxis protein, whose protein sequence is MNFIKNSLGNKVMVLTSLLTATVFICLFAANSYWQKNAMLHEIENSAIRNSDLIQLAIREPMAKGNNKGTTEKFATISQHYDDVSVYLTNFKGNITYSTTKDDLRSELSTKFDNPEVGALYQKSLKSPVKGGMLSEIGGKKVFVEIESIKNEKKCYHCHGSRRPILGSIVMVQDISSQFGALVDSQMKAAMLSFSGFVVLLGALLFFMRKSVVNRIEVIAGATEAFTGGNLDAHFDVPGSDELGSLGKNLGEMARQIKDQLQYNKGVLSGITVPLIVTDANNNIGFVNKPMLKILEKLESYVVGSPVASLFTKDGRAITADALEGNGCPQGLIRYMRKDGVEFPLRYQACALLNAEDEIVGAIAVMVDLTEEEESRQHIEKQQEALLEVANEVTEVSTRLLSYTAELSQQMNELTIGVDTTAMQTGQVATAMEEMNATVLEVARNTGETAESSERAKSVARDGGVVVSDTVKEIHMVTDTTDRLAELLEDLSVRAVNIGEVMSVINDIADQTNLLALNAAIEAARAGDAGRGFAVVADEVRKLAEKTMNATNEVEEAIGLIQQSTTKVVDEMSDARKRVGKTVTMAESAGGVLQEIVKESDGIADMVRAIATAAEEQSATSDEVNNSVTEINALSQTLSQGIMNANDGIQEVSEMAQHLSELVSRFK, encoded by the coding sequence ATGAATTTTATTAAAAACTCCCTTGGTAACAAAGTTATGGTCTTGACCTCTTTGTTGACAGCCACAGTGTTCATTTGTCTTTTTGCAGCAAACTCTTACTGGCAGAAAAATGCCATGCTGCACGAGATTGAAAATTCTGCCATTCGGAACTCTGATTTAATTCAGCTCGCTATTCGTGAGCCGATGGCGAAAGGTAACAATAAAGGTACTACTGAAAAGTTTGCCACTATTTCTCAACATTACGATGATGTAAGTGTTTATCTAACAAATTTTAAAGGTAATATCACCTATTCTACTACTAAAGATGACTTGCGGTCTGAGTTATCCACTAAATTTGATAATCCAGAAGTGGGTGCCCTTTATCAGAAGAGTCTGAAGTCTCCGGTTAAAGGCGGGATGCTTTCTGAGATTGGTGGTAAGAAGGTTTTTGTAGAAATTGAATCCATTAAAAATGAAAAAAAATGTTACCATTGTCACGGTAGTAGAAGACCTATTCTCGGTTCGATAGTCATGGTTCAGGATATTTCAAGCCAGTTCGGAGCCCTTGTTGATTCGCAGATGAAAGCTGCAATGCTTTCCTTTTCTGGGTTTGTTGTCCTGCTTGGTGCGTTACTATTCTTTATGCGCAAATCTGTTGTTAACCGGATCGAAGTTATTGCCGGTGCAACGGAAGCATTTACTGGTGGAAATCTCGATGCCCACTTTGATGTTCCGGGAAGTGATGAGCTTGGATCTCTCGGTAAAAATCTGGGCGAAATGGCCAGACAGATTAAAGATCAATTACAATACAATAAGGGTGTACTTAGCGGTATAACCGTTCCTCTTATTGTTACTGATGCAAATAACAATATCGGATTTGTTAATAAACCGATGTTGAAAATACTTGAGAAGTTAGAATCGTATGTTGTTGGTTCTCCTGTCGCAAGTTTATTTACGAAAGATGGCAGAGCAATTACTGCCGATGCCCTTGAGGGTAATGGCTGTCCACAAGGCTTGATTCGCTACATGCGCAAAGATGGTGTTGAATTTCCATTGCGCTACCAGGCTTGTGCTCTTCTTAATGCAGAGGATGAAATCGTCGGGGCGATTGCTGTGATGGTGGACCTTACTGAAGAAGAAGAAAGTAGGCAGCATATTGAGAAGCAGCAAGAAGCTCTTCTTGAGGTTGCGAACGAAGTCACTGAAGTTTCTACTAGATTGCTTTCTTATACAGCAGAGCTGTCTCAGCAGATGAATGAACTTACAATTGGTGTCGACACTACTGCAATGCAGACCGGACAGGTTGCAACTGCGATGGAAGAAATGAACGCAACTGTTTTGGAAGTAGCACGCAACACTGGTGAAACTGCTGAATCTTCCGAAAGAGCTAAATCTGTTGCTCGTGATGGTGGTGTCGTTGTAAGTGATACTGTTAAAGAAATACACATGGTTACCGATACAACTGACCGACTTGCAGAACTTCTTGAAGACTTGTCGGTTCGTGCAGTTAACATTGGTGAGGTCATGTCCGTAATTAATGATATTGCTGACCAGACCAACTTGCTTGCTCTTAACGCTGCCATTGAAGCTGCTAGAGCTGGAGATGCGGGCCGCGGATTTGCCGTTGTGGCTGACGAAGTTCGTAAGCTTGCTGAAAAGACAATGAATGCAACCAACGAGGTTGAAGAAGCAATTGGGCTTATTCAGCAGAGCACAACGAAAGTTGTGGACGAAATGAGTGACGCTCGTAAGCGCGTAGGCAAGACTGTCACTATGGCAGAAAGCGCAGGTGGAGTTCTTCAAGAAATAGTCAAAGAGTCCGACGGTATTGCCGACATGGTAAGAGCTATTGCAACTGCCGCTGAAGAGCAGTCCGCAACAAGTGATGAAGTCAACAATAGTGTGACAGAGATTAACGCTCTATCGCAGACTCTCTCACAGGGGATTATGAATGCGAACGATGGGATTCAAGAAGTGTCGGAAATGGCTCAGCACCTAAGTGAGCTTGTCTCCCGCTTCAAATAA
- a CDS encoding 4Fe-4S dicluster domain-containing protein, giving the protein MEIVNITKSYDSSFVKQVEKESGQNMSLCYQCGNCTAGCPYTFVYDQPVNQIMRLVQAGQKETVLKSKSLWLCATCESCTTRCPNNIDVAHIMDVLRHMARREGYAPVPTVKSFWDSFLSSVEKNGRVFEIGLLVSYIAKTGRFWTDVDLGPKVLPKGKMHFKPPQIQGKEEVQKIFNRFKEESQK; this is encoded by the coding sequence ATGGAAATAGTTAATATTACTAAGTCTTACGACTCAAGTTTTGTGAAACAAGTCGAAAAAGAAAGCGGCCAAAACATGAGCCTCTGCTACCAATGCGGTAACTGTACCGCAGGTTGCCCGTATACATTTGTATATGATCAGCCTGTGAACCAGATTATGCGCCTTGTGCAGGCAGGTCAGAAAGAGACTGTTTTAAAATCCAAATCTCTTTGGCTCTGTGCCACATGTGAATCATGCACAACCAGATGCCCAAACAACATCGACGTAGCACACATCATGGACGTATTACGCCACATGGCTCGCCGTGAGGGATACGCTCCTGTACCTACAGTCAAATCGTTTTGGGACAGCTTCCTGTCGTCTGTTGAAAAGAACGGACGCGTATTTGAAATTGGCCTTTTGGTCTCTTACATTGCGAAGACAGGTCGGTTCTGGACAGATGTGGACCTTGGCCCGAAAGTTTTGCCAAAAGGCAAAATGCACTTCAAGCCTCCCCAGATTCAAGGGAAGGAAGAAGTTCAAAAGATATTCAACCGATTTAAAGAGGAGTCTCAAAAATGA
- a CDS encoding CoB--CoM heterodisulfide reductase iron-sulfur subunit A family protein, translated as MKIGVFVCHCGSNIEGTVDTAAVAAASREFPGVVFATDTMYACSEPGQDGIIEAIKEHKLDGVVVASCTPRMHEPTFRRTLERAGLNRYLFEMANIREHVSWIGKDREANTNKSADLVRMAAAKLLKNRPLFSKQFPVNKSVMVIGGGVAGIQAALDCANGGLKVVLVEKDTTIGGKMAKLDKTFPTVDCSSCVLGPLMVDVAQHPNIKLHAYSEIEEVNGYVGNFEVSIKKKASYVDWDSCTGCGLCVEKCPSRKATDFFNEKLATTKAINIPFPQAIPKKAKIDANFCMKLQKDKCGVCAKVCPSESIDFSQKDEIITESVGAIVAATGFDLFDWTVYGEYGGGKYPDVITSLQYERMLSASGPSEGHIKRPSDGKEPKNVVFIQCVGSRDKSVDRPYCSGFCCMYTAKQTILTKDHIPDSQSHVFYMDIRSPGKLYDEFTRRAMEEYGANYIRGRVSMIYPQGDKLVVRGADTLMGAQVEVDADLVVLAVGAEAAAGATDLAKKLRISYDNYGFYMEGHPKLKPVETNTAGVYLAGACQGPKDIPASVAQGGAAASKVLGLFSQDMLASDPQVSVVEIKRCIGCGKCIETCPFGAIKEIDFRGMKKADVIETICQGCGICTSTCPQGAVQLQHFTDNQILAEVNAICRF; from the coding sequence ATGAAAATAGGAGTCTTTGTCTGCCACTGCGGATCTAATATTGAAGGAACCGTGGATACTGCCGCGGTTGCTGCAGCTTCCCGGGAATTTCCTGGTGTAGTATTCGCAACAGATACAATGTACGCCTGCTCCGAACCCGGACAGGATGGTATAATAGAAGCTATTAAAGAGCATAAGCTCGATGGTGTGGTTGTTGCCTCTTGTACCCCAAGAATGCATGAACCAACTTTCCGCCGTACTCTGGAAAGAGCGGGTCTTAACCGTTATCTTTTCGAGATGGCCAATATCAGAGAACACGTTTCATGGATCGGAAAAGACAGAGAAGCTAATACCAACAAATCTGCGGATCTTGTTCGTATGGCTGCTGCAAAACTACTCAAAAACCGTCCATTGTTCTCTAAACAATTCCCAGTAAATAAGAGTGTCATGGTTATCGGTGGCGGTGTCGCCGGTATTCAGGCCGCTTTGGACTGTGCTAACGGTGGACTCAAAGTAGTCCTCGTCGAAAAAGATACCACCATTGGCGGTAAGATGGCTAAACTGGATAAAACGTTCCCTACAGTGGATTGTTCCAGTTGTGTCCTCGGACCTCTCATGGTTGATGTTGCGCAGCATCCGAACATTAAACTTCACGCATATTCAGAAATCGAAGAAGTTAATGGTTATGTCGGAAACTTTGAAGTCTCCATTAAAAAGAAAGCCAGCTATGTTGACTGGGATTCCTGCACAGGTTGTGGTCTGTGTGTGGAAAAATGTCCTAGCAGAAAAGCTACTGACTTTTTTAATGAAAAGCTGGCTACGACAAAAGCTATCAACATTCCATTCCCGCAGGCCATCCCTAAAAAGGCAAAAATCGACGCTAATTTCTGTATGAAATTACAGAAAGATAAATGTGGAGTTTGTGCCAAAGTATGTCCTTCGGAATCAATTGATTTTAGTCAGAAAGATGAGATTATCACCGAAAGTGTAGGCGCAATTGTCGCTGCTACCGGTTTTGATCTATTCGACTGGACTGTATACGGCGAATACGGCGGCGGGAAATATCCTGACGTTATCACCTCCCTGCAATACGAACGCATGCTTTCAGCTTCCGGCCCAAGCGAAGGACACATCAAGCGTCCATCCGACGGTAAGGAACCAAAGAATGTTGTGTTCATTCAGTGTGTAGGATCCAGAGATAAATCTGTCGACCGTCCTTATTGTTCAGGCTTCTGTTGTATGTACACAGCAAAGCAGACAATTTTGACTAAAGATCATATTCCAGATTCTCAGTCACATGTATTTTATATGGATATCCGCTCTCCGGGGAAATTGTACGACGAGTTCACTCGCAGAGCCATGGAAGAGTACGGAGCCAACTACATCCGCGGTCGCGTTTCTATGATCTACCCGCAAGGCGACAAATTAGTTGTTCGCGGCGCAGATACCCTTATGGGCGCACAGGTTGAAGTTGATGCTGATCTCGTTGTTCTTGCTGTTGGCGCAGAAGCCGCTGCGGGAGCCACAGATTTAGCTAAAAAACTTCGTATATCTTACGATAATTATGGCTTCTACATGGAAGGACATCCAAAACTTAAGCCTGTTGAAACTAACACTGCCGGTGTTTACTTAGCCGGAGCTTGTCAGGGACCGAAAGATATCCCTGCTTCAGTTGCTCAGGGTGGTGCGGCAGCGTCTAAAGTGCTTGGTTTATTCTCTCAAGATATGCTTGCAAGTGACCCACAGGTTTCAGTTGTTGAGATCAAACGCTGTATCGGATGTGGAAAATGTATTGAGACATGCCCATTCGGAGCCATCAAGGAAATTGATTTCCGCGGCATGAAGAAAGCAGACGTGATTGAAACAATTTGTCAGGGTTGCGGAATCTGTACTTCCACCTGTCCGCAGGGCGCAGTTCAGCTCCAGCATTTCACTGACAACCAGATTCTCGCGGAGGTTAACGCAATATGCCGATTCTAG